TCTTCTATTGGATTATTATAGCAGCTATGGTTACCTGTAGGACTGAAGTTCTTCAGGGTTAATAACTACAGCATCCAGTTCCTTTTCTATTTCATCTACATTAATCTTCAAATATCCATTGCCTTTCTAGTATCCTCAGCATTTTCAAAAGTTAAGACATCATCAGGTACTAATAAAAGTCCTACTTTATAAAACATCTACTCATTAAACATGTTGGTGTTGTTAAAGTAACGGAAGCACTTTCTGTTTTATGCACAAATTGTAGTTGTTGCTTACATATACGTCTTTGGATCTGGGCTATTGGGCGCGTTTCTCTTCCAGTTTCTTATGGAAGATCCATCATTTCCCAGTAAGCTTTATCAATAACAACTTGAAGAACACATATATATTCTCACAAAACTGAGCCCAATGCTAATGTATAAtctttctacttttttttttgtccaggACGCTGGATTTTTTTCATGGAGGTGTATCCGGGCTTCTCTTTATACCGTGGGTTGTATGAGTTCTCCGAGTATGCCCTTAACAGGAAGGATGGGATGAAGTGGGATGATTTCAGTAATAGTGGAATGGATGAAGTTTTCTACATCATTATCATTGAGTGGTTCGTGTTACTCATTGCAGCATACTATATTGATAAGATATCTTCATCCGGAAAAGACCCCTTGTTCTTCTTGAAAAACCCTTTCAAGTTTTTGCCAAGGCCTAGCCTTCAGAAACAAGGCTCCGTAGTTTCTGCAGAAATGGAGAAACTAGATGTAGCTCAGGAGGTATGTCAACAAAGGATGGATATTATATTAcatgtttttttgaaatatttctagctgttttgatgaaaattatattCTGTTTTCTAATCAGAGAGAAAAAGTTGATCAGTTGATGATGCTTGAGCCGACCACAAGATATGCTATTGTATGTGACAACTTGAAGAAGATGTATCCAGGGAGGGATGGGAACCAGCCTAAAATAGCAGTTCATGGGCTATCTCTCGCGGTACCTTCAGGAGAATGTTTTGGCATGTTAGGACCCAATGGTGCTGGCAAGACCTCCTTCATCAATATGGTCAGTACACAGAATGGACaagaaaatctttttttttttacttagcTTCTGACTAAAAAACCTCTTGTTTAGATGACAGGGCTTGTGAAACCATCATCCGGGACAGCTTTTGTTCGAGGTTTGGACATATGCAAGGATATGGACAGAGCATACACCAGCATGGGTGTATGCCCACAACACGagtaattgtatttttaaaaaatctagaaGACATTATATTGTTCTTTATCATTCATTCTCTTATTGTCTGTTTGTTCATACCAGCTTGCTCTGGGAGACTCTGACAGGAAGGGAACATCTGCTCTTTTATGGAAGACTTAAGAACCTCAAAGGCTCTGATCTCAACCAAGTATGTTACCAGTATTTAACGTCTTTAGATTTTGTAGCAGACTCCTAATCTATCAAAACATGAATCCATGCATATTAGGCTGTAGAAGAGTCTCTTAAAAGTGTGAACCTATCACGCGGTGGAGTTGGTGATAAACCTGCTGGAAAATACAGCGGAGGTATGAAAAGAAGACTAAGTGTAGCCATTTCACTTATTGGGGGTCCTAAGGTACACGTCATTGTCTCTTGTACACATCTCCTGATAAACTTATAACAAGACCTTGCATGTGATTAAGAGAGAACACATCcatttttcatttaatgtttttttctttctcaaaagGTGGTTTATATGGATGAGCCAAGCACAGGGCTTGATCCAGCTTCAAGAATGAACCTATGGACTGTCATCAAACGCGCAAAAACAAACACTGCGATAATCCTCACGACTCATTCTATGGAAGAAGCAGAGTTTCTTTGTGATCGTTTGGGGATTTTTGTAGATGGAAGGTTACAATGTATTGGAAACCCAAAAGAGCTAAAGGGAAGATACGGTGGATCTTATGTGTTTACCATGACAACATCATCAGAACATGAGAAAGATGTGGAGATGTTAGTTAAAGATGTTTCTCCGAACGCCAAGAAGATATATCATATCGGTGGGACACAGAAATTTGAGATCCCAAAGGGAGAAGTTCGGATCTCAGAGGTGTTTCAGGCGGTAGAGAAGGCAAAGAGCAGTTTCAAAGTGTTTGCTTGGGGACTTGCGGACACAACTCTTGAAGATGTCTTCATTAAGGTTGCTAGAACTGCTCAGGCCTTTAATGTCTTGTCTTGAGTCCTCTTAATACTAGCATACTTGTCAGTTCAAAGTCAATATTTAGTATTTCTTGTTTGATAAAGTTGTAGAGGTTTGATTTATGTGCATTATTCAAAATAGTCTGCAAAGCTAGTATGTGAATTTATTTGAGGTTCCATGGAAAGTACTTGGGAAGCAGAAACGTCTCAGAAAAGCAAACGAACCAATACACAAGAACGCAACAACCAATTTAACGAAAACTTTAACCAGCTTACAGTGGCGAGACCACATCTTTAAGCAAGGCATAATAGAGTATTTCTCACAGCATTGTTTGACTTGCGGCACTTGACGCTAATGATAACCGTGGTTCTAAGGAACATGTCCTCCTGTGGTCAAACTAAATCATGTGACAATATCTTTGAGATTCGTGAGATATTGATTgttatatcatcatcatcatgtttCTCCGTAACCTTAGTTATGAAAACTTCTTTTCCACAAATGCTGTTGAAGAATTTATTGTTCGTGGTGTGGGATCGCTCCTTTCTTGGCATATACGTGAACCACTTAAAATATTCACAAGTTGAAATAAAAGCTTGTTGTATGGATCTTATTGTGAATTCACAACGTCGCTAAACGAGATTGCCTATCAATGGCGACGAACCCTGTTCCCGCTAGTTTCTTGACGCGTGCTAATGCCTTGTTCAGAAAGAACTTAACCTTTCAGGTCGATCTGACCAAGCAATATTATctcatttatatatacatatcttgATACTAATATATCCATTGGTCTATAGAAACGGAACATATGGAGCAATGTTCGTCTCATCGTGATCCCTTTGTACCTCTGCGTGCTTCTAGTGGGCATTCAAGCTCTGTTCAATACACAGTTCAATAACTCTGTGGATAATCGATGCGGTTGCAAATGCATTGATGAGAAAAATGGAGATGGCAAATGCGAAAGAAAGAGTTGCGGTCCTGAATATTCATCTCCAAACCAAGCCTTCTTTTGTGCCTTCCCAAACCCTCCACCATTACCTCCGCTGTTACATATTCCGAGTTCTGTACTCGATAGTAACTCGTGCACACGAAACACCAGATCTTGTCATGTAACAATACTTGTTACTGGGAATAATCATACCCTTGGAGCAAGTATTCCTCAACCTTCTTTTAGTTACTCAAATAATTTTCACATCTATATTCTACAACATTGTTTTTTCTCCTCTTAAACACTAATCTTCACTTTGTAGCTATATCTCGGAATCTGCTGCCTACTTATTCCACGGTCAATTCCTCTGACGATTTCTTGCGTAATCCCGCCTATAATGTCTTGGCAAGTTCCGAGATTCTTGTTGTTTCCATTGTAAATTAGTCTCTTATCTTGGCTTTTCTGACTATAATGAATATATACATCTAGGGTACAACATCAGAGACAGGCAACACCAATTATCTTGATCCAGGGATTCACTCTAATCTCTCCATCTTCAACATCCAAGCTCGGTGCACTCCGAACACTACATTGTCATCATTCCCATTCCAACAACCACTTCATGAGTTTCATAAAGGTATATTCACAAAATGTTTACtacattgattttataataCCAATAAATGATTTGGTACTTCATAAAAAGACATCAAGTAGATCTATTGTATATAGTGAACATACGATTTTACAATACAAGTTTAAATCTAGTACTCTAAGTTCATTCCATGTTCTTAAGTCCACACTCAAAGCTAGATTCTGAGAAAACATTCTTGCAGCTGATTAATTTAGTGTTTGATGTGTCAAAGCAGAGGAGAGATGTGTTCAAGGATTGAATCTATGGCGGAACAACTCCATGGAGGTCAACAATGAAATATTCGAGGGATATCAGAAAGAAAATCACGAGGAGAGCATCAAAGAGATCGTTGCAGGTTACTCCATTTCTCTATCATGTATTTGTGTGTTTACCTGCACTTTTCTTACTGCTTTATTTATGCTTGAATCAGCATACGATCTCCTGGACACTAATAGGAACAACTTCAATGTGACTATTTGGTACAACTCTACatacaaatttaatataaaagataGGCGTGTAAAGTTGGTCCAAGTTCCTCGCTCAGTCAACTTGGTAAAGCGTTGTGTTCAAGATATTAATCATTTTCCTTATACATAGGATATTTCTCTTGATCAAACCCATCATTAGATTCTCCAACAAACTTTCAGGTTTCGAATGCTTACCTTCACTTTCTGCAAGGCCCTGAAACAAAAATGTTGTTCGAATATGTCAAAGAAGTGCCTAAACTAGAAAGTAGACTTCGTCTAGACATTGCGTCTCTAATTGGCCCTCTTTTCTTCACATGGGTTATTCTTCTTCTGTTCCCGGTAAGTTTGTTTTCTAAGTATTTATTCATCTCAATACACGATGGTCTCTAAATCTTGGATGTTCTTTTCCTTTACGACCAAAACCATTGTTAAAATTTAGTGCTAGCTTAGAGGTTGTATAAATGCTCTTCTGCGTCATTCCACATTCTACACTCAGATGAATTATCACTAGTTACATGAATTTGTATGCAGGTGATCTTGACCTCATTGGTGTATGAGAAGCAGCAGCGTCTAAGAATTATAATGAAAATGCATGGCCTAGGAGATGGTCCATATTGGATGATATCCTATGTATATTATCTCATCATATCCACCTTATACATTATAAGCTTGATGATATTTGGATCAGCAATAGGTAATGTATTCTCTGTCAtatcatatgttattatatatatatatatcaattttcaGAGCTACAATTTCTTGCAGGACTGAAGTTCTTCGTGTTTAATGACTACAGCTTCCAATTCATTTTCTGTTTTCTCTATATAAATCTGCAAATATCCACTGCCTTTCTAGTCTCCTCAGCATTTTCAAAAGTTGAGACAGCATCAGGTACTAGAGtcaattctttttctttcaaatttgcTCAGGAACATGTTGaagaaacactttttttttgtttaatgtccaaatTGTAGTTGTTTCGTACATACACATCTTTGGATCTGGACTCTTGGGTGCATTTCTCTTCCAGTTTCTGCTCGAAGATGTATCATTTCCCAGTAAGATattaaagattttatatttcTCCCAAAACTAACCACAATACTAATATGATCATTACTTTCTTTTTCCAGGACACTGGATTTTTTTCATGGAGTTGTATCCAGGCTTCTCTTTGTACCGTGGATTGTACGAGTTCTCCATATACGCGTATCAGAAAAACGTGACTGGGAGAGATGGAATGAAGTGGAAAGATTTCACTAATAGTGCAATGGATGAAGTCTTCTACATCATTATCGTTGAGTGGTTTGTGGCGCTCATTGCAACATACTATATTGATCAGGGTTCTTTATCCGTGAAAGACTCTTTTTCATTCTTTAGAAAACATTTCAAGCAATCTCTTTATCCACAAAAACCTAGGACGTCAATGCAGAGCTCTTCAGTTACTGTAGAAATGGAGAAATTAGATGTCACTCAAGAGGTATGACAACAATGATCCACAATATTTTACATGTTCTTGATTTGCAATTTCCTAGCTGTTTTTATaggtaaaattttgttttaatcagAGAGACAAAGTTGAGAAACTGATGCTTGAGCCGAGCACAAGCCATGCAATTGTATGTGACAACCTGAAAAAAGTGTATCCACGTAGGGATGGAAACCCGCCAAAAATGGCTGTTCGAGGGCTGTCTCTTGCAGTGGCTTCAAAAGAATGCTTCGGCATGTTAGGACCCAATGGTGCTGGAAAGACTTCTTTCATCAACACGGTCAGTGCCCAATTTGATTGGAAATTctataaatgaaaatttatatcTAGCAAAGTCCTAAATAGTAGAAGTTgtactgtatttttttttttcagatgacTGGACTTGCGAAACCAACATCAGGCGCAGCGTTTGTTCAAGGTTTGGACATATGCAAGGATATGGATAAAGTGTACACAAGCATGGGTGTATGCCCACAACAAGAGTAACTATTCAACTTCATGAGAACATTTTATTTTACTGAACTATACAGAAAAGACTATTATTAAGTTTGATAGTGATCGTATATTATCGGTAGATATCCattgtataatattttagaatttaatcTCACTTATGATTTGTATCAGCTTGCTATGGGAGACACTGACTGGGAGAGAACATCTGCTCTTTTACGGAAGACTTAAGAATCTTAAAGGCTCTGAGCTCAACCAAGTATGTTATATCCATCTTCCTTCCCTTCTATATAACTCTAGAGGTACTAATCCATGGATGGTCCATTTCATGCTTATCAGGTTGTAGAGGATTCTCTTAAGAATGTCAACCTTTTTAATGGAGGAGTTGCTGATAAACCTGCTGGAAAATACAGTGGAGGTATGAAAAGACGGCTAAGTGTAGCCATTTCACTTATCGGGAGTCCTAAGGTATATATGCATTTAGTTGGTTACCAAACTATAAATGTAATATTGTTTCAAGctgtaacaaaatttattatttcatttggTTATTCTTTCAAAAGGTGGTTTATATGGATGAGCCAAGCACAGGACTTGATCCAGCTTCAAGAATGAACCTATGGACTGTCATCAAACGAGCTAAAAGACATACTGCGATAATCCTAACGACTCATTCTATGGAAGAAGCAGAGTTTCTCTGTGACAGATTGGGTATTTTCGTAGATGGAAGGTTACAGTGCATAGGAAACCCAAAAGAGCTAAAGGCAAGATATGGTGGATCTTATGTGTTTACCATGACAACCTCTTCAGAGCATGAGCAAGATGTGGAGATGTTGGTTCAAGATCTATCCCCAAACGCCAAGAAGATATATCACATCGCAGGGACACAGAAATTTGAGATTCCAAAAGTAGAAGTTGGGATCTCGAAAGTGTTTGAGGCGGTGGAGAAGGCAAAGAGCAGTTTCACAGTGTTTGCTTGGGGACTTGAGAACAC
The window above is part of the Brassica napus cultivar Da-Ae chromosome C3, Da-Ae, whole genome shotgun sequence genome. Proteins encoded here:
- the LOC106351702 gene encoding ABC transporter A family member 4-like, which encodes MADLVPASFLTQANALSRKNLAYQRRNLWSNVRLIVIPLYLCVLLVSIQALFDTQVNNSPDNRCGCQCIDDKNRDGICDKKGCGLEYSSQKQALFCAFPKPPLLPPLVQIPRPKTPSDSCRRLNGSCPVTTLVTGNNLSLGAALSRNMLTTSFTVNSSVLWLRNPAINVLGTTSEPDFTNYFDPGIHSNLPIFNIQPQCTPRTTFSFSFGQSPQKFRNEVRCVQGLSLWRNSSIDVSHEILKGYQKGNHEEVINEVAAAYDLLDTDRKKLNVTIWYNSTSKTKLLERRVKLVRVPRSVNLISNAYLQYLKGRGTEILFEFVKEMPKVETWLRVDVASSIGPIFFTWVILLLFPVVLNTLVYEKQQRLRIIMKMHGLGDGPYWMISYAYFLSISTLYVICLMIFGSVIGLKFFRVNNYSIQFLFYFIYINLQISIAFLVSSAFSKVKTSSVVAYIYVFGSGLLGAFLFQFLMEDPSFPRRWIFFMEVYPGFSLYRGLYEFSEYALNRKDGMKWDDFSNSGMDEVFYIIIIEWFVLLIAAYYIDKISSSGKDPLFFLKNPFKFLPRPSLQKQGSVVSAEMEKLDVAQEREKVDQLMMLEPTTRYAIVCDNLKKMYPGRDGNQPKIAVHGLSLAVPSGECFGMLGPNGAGKTSFINMMTGLVKPSSGTAFVRGLDICKDMDRAYTSMGVCPQHDLLWETLTGREHLLFYGRLKNLKGSDLNQAVEESLKSVNLSRGGVGDKPAGKYSGGMKRRLSVAISLIGGPKVVYMDEPSTGLDPASRMNLWTVIKRAKTNTAIILTTHSMEEAEFLCDRLGIFVDGRLQCIGNPKELKGRYGGSYVFTMTTSSEHEKDVEMLVKDVSPNAKKIYHIGGTQKFEIPKGEVRISEVFQAVEKAKSSFKVFAWGLADTTLEDVFIKVARTAQAFNVLS